The following is a genomic window from Desulfomicrobium macestii.
CCAGGACCGCCAGGCCGTCCACGCGTTCCTTCAGGGTGATTCCGTCCTCGCGGGTGACGACATTGCCCGCGCTGATCACATAGTGTTCATCCTCGCGGGACACGACGATGGCCGCGCTGGCCGCGCCTGTCAGCTTCGGGTGCTGGTCCGCGTAGCGACGGATGTTCTGTGTCATTTCAATATAAACGGAAAAAATGTCGGCAACGGCGCTGGGCGCTTCCTGCTGGTGGTTGAGGTAGTCGCGCAGGGCGCGGCCGATCTCCTCGATCAGGGCGGCGTTGATGGGGCCGTTGAAGCAGACCATGATCTGTTGACGGTCAAAGATTTCGCGCAGGTCGTAAAGGTCGGGTGTGCTCATGAAGCGATCTCCTTGGAGGAATCAGCCGGCGTTTGGTCGAAACGAAAGGCCAGCACGGTGATGTCGTCGCGTTGCGGGTAGTCTCCACGGTATTCTTGCAGGGCGGTGGTCAGGGCCTTTTCCTGGGCTGCAAGCGCAAGGCCCGAGTGGGCCTCAAGCCAGTTCACGAAGCCGCTTCGCCCGAAAGGCAAGCCTCTTTGTCCCCCGGATTGGTCCAGAATTCCGTCCGTGACAAGATAAAAAACAGTGTCCGGTTCAAGGTCCAGTGTCCGGCAGGTGAAGTTTCTGGATCGGCGGTCGTTGATTCCGCCCCGGTCCCCCCGGTAATGCTCGACCTGTGCTCCCCTGGCCGTGAAGAGGTCGATGTGGGCTCCGGCGAAATGAACCTTGCGGGTTTCCCATTCAACGAAGCACAGTCCGATGTCCATGGACGTGGCCAGGCGCTCCAGGCGTTTGGTGTCCGGCATCATGGCGCGCACGGCCTTGTCCGCGCTCTCAAGCAGCGCGGCCGGGTTGTCCCAGCTCTGTTCCATGGTGGCACGTTCCAGGGCCGCGTGAGCGATCATGGTCATGAAGGCTCCCGGCACTCCGTGACCGGCACAGTCGATGACTCCGAACAGGCAGCCCTCGGCCCGCTCCCGGTACAGATAGAAATCGCCGCCGACCACGTCGCGCGGATGCCAGACCACGAAATACTGTCCGAGCAAGTGCTCGCAAAGCTGCCGGTCCGGAAGAATGACCCGCTGAATGAGGCTCGCGTAGCGGATGCTCTCCGTCAGCTGGCGATGCGTGTCCGTCAGCCGTGCATGGGTCGCCTCCAGCTGGGCCGTGCGTTCGGCCACCCGCTGTTCCAGTTCCATGGTGTGCGTCTGAACCTGGGAGGCCATGCTGTCGAAGGCGCGCGACAGGGCGCCGAGTTCGTCGTTCCGGTTCGATTGCAGCCGGGTGTCGTAACGCCCTTCGGCGATCCTGCGGGCCGAGTCGGTCAGGAC
Proteins encoded in this region:
- the siaB gene encoding biofilm regulation protein kinase SiaB; translation: MSTPDLYDLREIFDRQQIMVCFNGPINAALIEEIGRALRDYLNHQQEAPSAVADIFSVYIEMTQNIRRYADQHPKLTGAASAAIVVSREDEHYVISAGNVVTREDGITLKERVDGLAVLDRAALKALFKTQLRQPREGLNGSAGLGIIDMARKASRPLAVTVRDIDETRSFLSLRVVL